From one Perca flavescens isolate YP-PL-M2 chromosome 19, PFLA_1.0, whole genome shotgun sequence genomic stretch:
- the LOC114573988 gene encoding sialoadhesin codes for MVRMWSTAMKNLKEEDSQHKQRMEILSLCLMLSASLIITPDRSQFFQYEEICLTCAANSSGWTVKRNTSARTSQLCMFGWGIPGKSSCTVESAFPSDTGVYWCESPQGECSNTVSISVAEGVVIMESPALPVTEGDQVTLRCSYREKDEEESTSDFSAAFFKNDVFIGSEPAGEMILPAVSKTDEGFYKCQHPTKGESPQSWLAVRAQPADAFPTPSPPPPIMILLPQLLCSVLLFLFYTAILILCIYKYRKWARA; via the exons ATGGTAAGGATGTGGTCGACTGCTATGAAAAACCTGAAAGAGGAAGACTCGCAACACAAACAAAGGATGGAGATCTTATCACTCTGCCTAATGCTCT CCGCCTCGCTGATTATCACTCCCGACAGATCTCAGTTCTTCCAGTATGAAGAAATCTGTCTGACGTGCGCTGCCAATTCCAGCGGCTGGACGGTGAAAAGAAACACCTCCGCTAGGACTTCTCAGCTATGTATGTTTGGCTGGGGGATCCCAGGCAAGTCGTCCTGCACCGTTGAGTCCGCCTTCCCATCCGACACCGGAGTGTACTGGTGTGAGTCTCCGCAGGGAGAGTGCAGCAACACCGTCAGCATCAGCGTGGCAG AAGGCGTTGTGATCATGGAGAGTCctgcacttcctgtgacggagGGAGACCAAGTGACGCTCCGCTGCTCCTACAGAGAGAAAGACGAAGAGGAATCTACATCCGACTTCTCCGCCGCGTTCTTCAAAAACGACGTGTTCATCGGCTCCGAGCCTGCGGGAGAGATGATCCTCCCAGCGGTGTCCAAAACTGACGAAGGCTTCTACAAGTGTCAACACCCAACGAAGGGAGAGTCCCCGCAGAGCTGGCTGGCTGTGAGAG CTCAGCCTGCAGATGCTTTTCCtactccttctcctcctcctccgatAATGATACTTCTGCCCCAGCTGCTGTGCTC